A single genomic interval of Sinorhizobium garamanticum harbors:
- a CDS encoding L-threonylcarbamoyladenylate synthase produces MAEIIDTRTEPDRAIGQACAVLSQGEPVAIPTETVYGLAADATNPDAISRIYEMKGRPRFNPLICHVSDMAMAEAHVTFDPISRRLAEAFWPGPLTLILPQRPESTVHALASAGLDTLGIRMPDGFSRQVIAHFGHPLAAPSANTSGRISPTSAAHVQADLGSKLKLILDAGPAEIGLESTIIKVEDGTLRLLRPGGLDAGEIEKLTGREVVRPENAGATIEAPGMLASHYAPGAAVRLNAEEVRAGEALIRFGGRSLPGEGEATIVLDLSPHGNLREAAANLFDYMKRADASGARTIAFGRVPEEGLGEAIIDRLQRAAAPRSR; encoded by the coding sequence CCGGACCGGGCGATCGGGCAAGCCTGCGCCGTTCTTTCCCAGGGCGAGCCGGTCGCGATCCCGACGGAGACGGTTTACGGCCTTGCGGCGGACGCGACAAACCCCGACGCGATCAGCCGCATTTACGAGATGAAGGGCCGGCCCCGTTTCAATCCGCTGATCTGCCATGTCTCGGATATGGCGATGGCCGAGGCGCACGTAACGTTCGACCCGATCTCGCGCCGGCTTGCGGAGGCCTTCTGGCCGGGGCCTCTAACTCTTATCCTGCCGCAACGGCCGGAAAGCACCGTCCATGCACTTGCTTCGGCCGGCCTCGACACGCTTGGCATTCGCATGCCCGACGGCTTTTCACGGCAGGTGATTGCTCACTTCGGACACCCGCTTGCAGCGCCGAGTGCCAACACGTCCGGCAGGATCAGCCCGACCAGCGCAGCCCATGTGCAAGCCGACCTCGGCTCCAAGCTGAAACTCATCCTCGACGCCGGCCCGGCTGAAATCGGCCTGGAGTCGACGATCATCAAGGTTGAAGACGGCACGCTGCGGCTCCTCAGGCCCGGCGGGTTGGACGCCGGTGAGATCGAGAAACTGACCGGGCGCGAGGTCGTGCGGCCCGAAAACGCTGGCGCGACGATCGAGGCGCCCGGCATGCTTGCGTCGCATTACGCGCCGGGTGCAGCCGTAAGGTTGAATGCTGAGGAAGTGCGGGCGGGAGAGGCGTTGATCCGCTTCGGCGGCAGGTCGCTTCCCGGCGAGGGCGAAGCGACGATCGTGCTGGACCTGAGCCCCCACGGCAACCTTCGCGAGGCGGCCGCCAACCTCTTCGACTACATGAAGCGAGCGGATGCAAGCGGCGCTCGGACGATAGCCTTCGGGCGCGTTCCGGAAGAAGGTCTCGGGGAAGCAATTATCGATCGCCTGCAGCGGGCGGCAGCGCCTCGATCACGATGA